One window of Trueperaceae bacterium genomic DNA carries:
- the guaB gene encoding IMP dehydrogenase, with product MSVETVRRQGIRSDKIRGQALTYDDVLLVPAHSEVLPRDVDVRSRFSRNVGLNVPIVSSAMDTVTETRMAIALARAGGIGVIHKKMAIADQAEMVRKVKRSESGMIVDPITLPRDATVGDAEKLMRDYRISGVPIVEADGRLAGILTNRDLRFEDDPGRPVEELMTHEGLITVPVGTTLEEAREHLRRHRIEKLLVVDEGFHLRGLITIKDITKKLAYPDAAKDELGRLRVAAAVGASGDLEARAAALVEAGVDALVLDSAHGHSQGILDALGYLKASFTVDVVAGNIGTAEAARAMVERGADAVKVGIGPGAICTTRVVTGVGIPQLSAILEIAAELDGTDVPIVADGGIKQTGDLPKALAAGADSIMIGSMLAGTSESPGEEILRDGRRYKTYRGMGSLGAMAGGSADRYFQEEAKKLVPEGIEGIVAYKGPAADVLYQMVGGLRSAMGYCGAADVATLKERGQFVTITQASLLESHPHDVIITNDAPNYSLSRK from the coding sequence ATGAGCGTCGAAACGGTACGGCGGCAAGGCATCCGCAGCGACAAGATCCGGGGTCAGGCCCTCACCTACGACGACGTCCTGCTCGTGCCGGCTCACTCCGAAGTTTTGCCGAGGGACGTAGACGTACGCAGTCGCTTCAGCCGCAATGTCGGGCTGAACGTCCCGATCGTCTCGTCGGCCATGGACACGGTCACCGAAACGCGGATGGCGATAGCCCTGGCGAGAGCGGGCGGGATCGGTGTCATCCACAAGAAGATGGCAATCGCCGACCAGGCCGAGATGGTGCGGAAGGTCAAGCGCTCCGAGTCGGGCATGATCGTCGATCCGATAACCCTGCCCAGGGACGCGACCGTAGGGGACGCAGAGAAACTGATGCGGGACTACCGCATCAGCGGCGTGCCGATCGTCGAGGCCGACGGCAGGCTGGCCGGCATCCTGACCAATCGCGATCTGCGTTTCGAGGACGACCCGGGCCGGCCGGTGGAAGAGCTGATGACGCACGAAGGCCTCATCACGGTGCCGGTGGGCACCACCCTCGAGGAGGCCAGGGAGCATCTGCGACGCCATCGCATCGAGAAGCTGCTGGTGGTGGACGAAGGGTTCCACCTGCGCGGGCTGATAACGATCAAGGACATCACCAAGAAGCTGGCCTACCCGGACGCGGCCAAGGATGAGCTGGGCCGCTTGCGGGTGGCTGCGGCTGTGGGCGCCAGCGGCGATCTGGAGGCGCGGGCCGCCGCCCTGGTCGAGGCGGGCGTGGACGCTTTGGTGCTCGACAGCGCTCACGGTCACTCGCAGGGGATCCTCGACGCCTTGGGCTACCTCAAGGCGAGCTTCACGGTGGACGTGGTGGCAGGCAACATCGGAACGGCCGAGGCCGCGCGCGCCATGGTCGAACGGGGAGCCGACGCGGTGAAGGTCGGCATCGGGCCGGGAGCGATCTGCACGACCAGGGTGGTCACGGGGGTCGGCATACCTCAGCTGAGCGCCATCCTCGAGATCGCCGCCGAGCTCGATGGGACCGACGTTCCGATCGTCGCCGACGGCGGCATCAAGCAGACCGGGGACCTACCCAAGGCGCTGGCCGCGGGCGCCGACAGCATAATGATCGGTTCCATGCTGGCCGGCACCAGCGAATCGCCGGGCGAGGAGATCCTCCGCGACGGACGCCGTTACAAGACGTACCGCGGTATGGGCAGCCTGGGGGCCATGGCGGGCGGCAGCGCCGACCGCTACTTCCAGGAGGAGGCGAAGAAGCTGGTCCCCGAAGGCATCGAAGGGATAGTCGCCTATAAGGGTCCTGCCGCCGATGTCCTGTACCAGATGGTGGGCGGGCTCAGGAGCGCGATGGGCTACTGCGGAGCGGCCGACGTGGCCACTCTCAAGGAGCGCGGCCAGTTCGTGACCATCACCCAGGCGAGTCTGCTCGAGTCCCACCCGCACGACGTGATCATCACCAACGACGCGCCCAACTACTCTCTGTCGAGGAAGTGA
- a CDS encoding VOC family protein, with protein MMIKRLDHVSVVVEDLAAATAFFGALGMTREGEASVEGPWVDRVNGIEGVRVDIVMMRTPDGHGRLELTKFHDPELVELRPAVAPPNALGLRSVMFAVDSVDDAVARLRAHGGELIGEIAQYEDEYRLCYMRGPAGIIVSLAEELS; from the coding sequence ATGATGATCAAACGATTGGACCATGTCAGCGTCGTCGTCGAGGACCTCGCAGCGGCGACCGCCTTCTTCGGCGCGCTCGGTATGACACGGGAGGGCGAGGCGTCCGTCGAGGGCCCCTGGGTTGACCGCGTCAACGGTATTGAGGGCGTCCGGGTCGACATCGTGATGATGCGGACGCCGGACGGCCACGGGCGGCTCGAGTTGACGAAGTTCCACGATCCTGAGCTGGTCGAGTTACGACCCGCGGTCGCGCCTCCGAACGCACTTGGCCTCCGCAGCGTCATGTTCGCCGTCGATAGCGTCGACGACGCCGTAGCTCGCCTACGCGCCCACGGCGGCGAACTCATCGGCGAGATAGCCCAGTACGAGGATGAGTACCGGCTCTGCTACATGCGCGGCCCGGCGGGGATCATCGTCTCGCTGGCCGAGGAACTCTCCTGA
- a CDS encoding thioesterase family protein — MRLRVRFAETDQMGIAHHSAYVVWLEAGRVEWLRERGLSYRQLEDEGVSLAVSGVEVGYRTAARFDDEIEVETTLVEARSRRFRFSYRLTRTEDSALLATGSTVHVPTDRRGRAMRLPEEWLDRLLGLVGGERK, encoded by the coding sequence GTGAGACTCCGCGTTCGCTTCGCAGAAACAGACCAGATGGGTATCGCCCACCACAGCGCCTACGTCGTATGGCTGGAAGCCGGCCGGGTGGAGTGGCTACGCGAACGCGGCCTCTCCTACCGGCAGCTCGAGGACGAGGGGGTGTCCCTCGCCGTGAGCGGGGTGGAGGTCGGCTACCGCACGGCCGCCCGCTTCGACGACGAGATCGAGGTGGAGACCACCCTCGTCGAGGCCCGCAGCAGACGCTTCCGCTTCAGCTACCGCCTGACGAGAACGGAGGACTCGGCGCTGTTGGCGACCGGGTCGACGGTGCACGTGCCAACCGATCGCCGGGGCCGGGCTATGAGACTCCCCGAGGAGTGGCTGGACCGACTGCTGGGGTTGGTAGGCGGCGAGAGGAAGTGA
- the lysW gene encoding lysine biosynthesis protein LysW, with protein sequence MPRPVDTPYGSVDVDPAALELGELVVTDEGVELEVVGLHPLRFEPAPEEEEDWGE encoded by the coding sequence GTGCCACGACCAGTAGATACACCGTATGGAAGCGTAGACGTAGATCCGGCTGCCCTCGAACTGGGCGAACTGGTGGTGACCGACGAAGGAGTGGAGCTCGAGGTAGTGGGTCTCCATCCCCTCCGCTTCGAGCCCGCTCCCGAGGAGGAAGAGGACTGGGGCGAGTGA
- the lysX gene encoding lysine biosynthesis protein LysX: MPVAEGPRIGVVYDRLRPEERMLFDAFDRRGVPFEKLYAPELSVDFGRLDRLGGFDVLIERSVSQTRGLALARLFEATGATVINPPAVIERCGDKLATNAALAAQRVPVPRSGVAFSREGVLELCESFGYPVVMKPTVGSWGRLVSRLSDRDAVEAVLEHKEVLGGPNHKVHYVQEYVSKPGRDIRAFVVGERVIAAIYRNSEHWITNTARGAVATNCPLHRELEEISLAAARAVGGGVLAVDLVESSRGLLVVEVNHTMEFRNSVATTGVDIPGVIVDYAVARSGVSV, encoded by the coding sequence ATGCCGGTAGCCGAAGGTCCTCGTATCGGCGTCGTCTACGACCGGTTGCGCCCCGAGGAGCGGATGCTCTTCGATGCCTTCGACAGGCGGGGCGTACCGTTCGAGAAGCTCTACGCCCCCGAGCTGTCCGTGGACTTCGGTCGCCTCGACCGGCTCGGCGGTTTCGACGTGCTCATCGAGCGATCGGTGTCGCAGACGCGTGGCCTCGCATTGGCGCGGCTCTTCGAAGCCACCGGTGCGACCGTCATCAACCCGCCGGCCGTCATCGAGCGATGCGGCGACAAGCTGGCCACCAACGCAGCACTGGCCGCTCAGCGAGTGCCGGTGCCTCGCTCGGGAGTGGCTTTCAGCCGTGAGGGTGTGCTCGAGTTGTGCGAGAGCTTCGGTTACCCGGTGGTGATGAAGCCGACGGTGGGCTCGTGGGGTCGGTTGGTGAGCAGGCTTTCGGACCGAGACGCCGTGGAGGCCGTGCTCGAGCACAAGGAGGTGCTGGGCGGGCCCAACCACAAGGTTCACTACGTCCAGGAGTACGTGAGCAAGCCGGGGCGCGACATCCGGGCGTTCGTGGTGGGGGAGAGGGTCATCGCGGCCATCTACCGTAACTCCGAGCACTGGATCACCAACACCGCCCGCGGTGCCGTAGCGACCAACTGTCCGCTCCACCGGGAGCTGGAGGAGATAAGCCTCGCCGCCGCGCGAGCCGTCGGCGGCGGCGTGCTGGCCGTCGACCTGGTCGAGTCGAGCCGCGGCCTTCTGGTGGTCGAGGTGAACCACACGATGGAGTTCCGCAATTCGGTTGCCACCACGGGAGTGGACATCCCCGGAGTGATCGTCGATTACGCCGTCGCACGCAGCGGCGTGAGCGTCTGA
- the argC gene encoding N-acetyl-gamma-glutamyl-phosphate reductase translates to MTEKIRVAIVGASGYAGGEFLRLALGHPQLEVVQATSERNAGLPVPLVHPNLRGFTSLRFSSVNDLEEADLLVLGLPHGETAARFDEFAALAPRIIDLSAEFRLRDPGAYLKHYGKEHPRPELLEEFVYGNPELHREELKGASRIAGAGCLATATILALRPLLRAGLAARSDIIAEGKVGSSAAGNRAGASSHHPERMGVVRTYSATGHRHQAEIAQELGGGAEVHLTATAVERIRGILVTAHVFLPDGTSDRDVLGAFRDAYDEEPFVRLVLARKGIHRVPDPKILDGTNFCDIGFELDNESGRVVVMSALDNLVKGTAGHALQSLNIAMGWDERMGLGFTGLHP, encoded by the coding sequence TTGACCGAGAAGATCAGAGTCGCCATAGTAGGCGCCTCCGGCTACGCCGGCGGCGAGTTCCTGCGTCTCGCGCTGGGCCACCCTCAATTGGAGGTGGTGCAGGCGACGAGCGAGCGGAACGCGGGGCTCCCTGTTCCGCTGGTACACCCGAACCTGCGCGGGTTCACCTCGCTGCGCTTCAGCTCGGTCAACGATCTGGAGGAGGCGGACCTGCTGGTGCTGGGGTTGCCGCATGGTGAAACGGCGGCCCGCTTCGACGAGTTCGCTGCCCTCGCCCCCCGCATCATCGACCTCTCGGCCGAGTTCCGGCTACGCGACCCGGGCGCCTATCTGAAGCATTACGGCAAGGAGCACCCGCGGCCCGAGTTGCTGGAGGAGTTCGTGTACGGCAACCCCGAGCTGCACCGGGAGGAGCTGAAGGGGGCCAGCCGCATAGCCGGGGCCGGCTGCCTGGCCACCGCTACCATCCTGGCGCTGCGGCCGCTCCTGAGAGCCGGTTTGGCGGCCAGGAGCGACATCATCGCCGAAGGGAAGGTTGGTTCCTCCGCAGCCGGCAACCGCGCCGGCGCGTCATCGCACCACCCGGAACGGATGGGGGTGGTACGCACCTATTCGGCTACCGGCCACCGTCATCAGGCGGAGATTGCCCAGGAGCTGGGCGGAGGAGCCGAGGTCCACCTGACCGCCACCGCCGTCGAACGGATCCGCGGCATTCTCGTCACCGCCCACGTCTTCCTGCCCGACGGCACCAGCGACCGGGATGTGCTCGGCGCCTTCCGCGATGCGTACGACGAGGAGCCGTTCGTGCGCCTGGTGCTTGCGCGGAAGGGGATCCACCGGGTACCGGACCCCAAGATCCTCGACGGGACGAACTTCTGCGACATCGGTTTCGAGCTCGACAACGAGAGCGGCCGGGTGGTGGTGATGAGCGCCCTCGACAATCTGGTCAAGGGCACGGCCGGTCACGCCCTGCAGTCGCTCAACATCGCGATGGGCTGGGACGAGCGCATGGGGCTCGGCTTCACCGGCCTGCACCCCTGA
- a CDS encoding DinB family protein, which translates to MSRLPRLLFGRGVFAPVHHILEELPFEKVGDRPSGMPHSIFEELWHLDYWQRYLLARARGERPSDGEEWPPSAQPADTDAWSELLERIRLGLDEAAGMAADAEVMDREVSDGGTVRGAMEDLVAHNSYHWARVVALRQLMGLWPPHGIG; encoded by the coding sequence ATGTCTCGACTGCCTCGACTTCTCTTCGGAAGGGGCGTATTCGCTCCGGTCCACCACATCCTCGAGGAGTTACCGTTCGAAAAGGTCGGCGATCGGCCTTCGGGGATGCCGCACAGCATCTTCGAGGAGTTGTGGCACCTCGACTACTGGCAGAGGTACCTGCTGGCCCGGGCTCGAGGCGAAAGGCCCAGCGACGGTGAGGAGTGGCCGCCGTCGGCTCAACCGGCAGACACCGACGCCTGGAGCGAGTTGTTGGAGAGGATCCGCCTGGGCCTCGACGAGGCCGCCGGGATGGCCGCCGACGCCGAGGTCATGGACCGGGAAGTGAGCGACGGGGGAACCGTCCGGGGAGCGATGGAGGATCTGGTGGCGCACAACAGCTACCACTGGGCCAGAGTGGTCGCGCTCCGCCAGCTGATGGGCCTCTGGCCACCGCACGGGATCGGCTGA
- a CDS encoding crosslink repair DNA glycosylase YcaQ family protein — MQPLEWSRAQARRFLATYHFTRGSLGEVLARLGSIQFDPLRPLGCNHDLVLQARVPGYRVDDWQQAAYGERLLYDAWDKQACLVPPGDWPYRTIYRDYFERAWQKRILGPYASEVERTLEELSRRGPLSSLDFEDQTRVDEWAGSWYGPKLVKQILRALWDSGHVVTHHRVNGRHVYALPTQVIPEEHLCARPATRRESLRFVITRRHQTAGLLRDFADGGLWGDQVRTPERRETIAELVAEGVLTTVDVEGDRYHLRSEDLRWLDLEPPEPRMVFVAPLDSIMWDRTAVSRLFGFDYVWEVYKPESERRWGYYVLPVFYRDRFVARMEAKVEGGSLRIERWWWEEGVEVSGQLLEAFAVAAREFSGYLGAGEVKLGRRMAIATRKGLAEALLGRVDP, encoded by the coding sequence GTGCAGCCGCTCGAGTGGAGCCGGGCCCAGGCCCGGCGCTTTCTTGCCACCTACCACTTCACCCGTGGGAGCCTCGGGGAGGTGCTCGCGAGGCTCGGCAGCATCCAGTTCGACCCCCTCAGACCGCTGGGCTGCAACCACGACCTGGTGCTACAGGCGCGCGTGCCGGGCTACCGGGTGGACGACTGGCAGCAGGCCGCCTACGGGGAACGGCTCCTCTACGACGCGTGGGACAAGCAGGCCTGCCTCGTTCCGCCCGGCGACTGGCCTTACCGGACCATCTACCGCGACTACTTCGAGCGTGCCTGGCAGAAGCGGATCCTGGGCCCCTACGCCAGCGAGGTGGAGCGAACTCTCGAAGAGCTCTCCCGGCGCGGGCCCCTCTCCTCGCTCGACTTCGAGGACCAGACGCGAGTGGACGAGTGGGCCGGCTCCTGGTACGGGCCCAAGCTGGTCAAGCAGATACTGAGAGCCCTCTGGGATTCTGGCCACGTGGTCACCCACCACCGGGTGAACGGCCGCCACGTCTACGCGCTGCCAACCCAGGTGATCCCCGAGGAGCACCTGTGCGCCCGCCCCGCGACCCGTCGCGAGAGTCTCCGCTTCGTGATCACCAGGCGTCACCAGACGGCCGGGCTGCTACGCGACTTCGCCGACGGGGGGCTGTGGGGCGACCAGGTGAGGACTCCGGAGCGCAGGGAGACGATCGCGGAGCTCGTTGCCGAAGGCGTTCTCACGACCGTGGACGTCGAGGGCGACCGTTACCACCTGCGGTCCGAGGATCTGCGCTGGCTCGACCTCGAGCCGCCCGAGCCGCGGATGGTCTTCGTGGCTCCACTCGACAGCATCATGTGGGACCGGACCGCGGTATCGCGACTCTTCGGCTTCGACTACGTGTGGGAGGTGTACAAGCCCGAGAGCGAGAGGCGCTGGGGTTACTACGTGCTTCCCGTCTTCTACCGAGACAGGTTCGTGGCGCGGATGGAGGCGAAGGTCGAGGGCGGCAGCCTGCGGATCGAACGGTGGTGGTGGGAGGAAGGGGTCGAGGTGAGCGGGCAGCTGCTGGAGGCGTTCGCGGTCGCCGCGCGGGAGTTCAGCGGCTACCTTGGCGCGGGCGAGGTGAAGCTGGGCAGGCGCATGGCGATCGCCACCAGGAAAGGCCTCGCCGAGGCGCTGCTAGGCAGGGTGGATCCGTGA
- a CDS encoding [LysW]-aminoadipate kinase, with the protein MIVVKVGGSAGIDYEPLCRDVAARVGAGERLVLVHGGSAETNRVAEALGHPPRFVTSPSGYTSRFTDRETLEIFEMVYCGKVNKALVERLQALGVNAVGLSGIDGRVFEGRRKETVRSIEEGKTKLLRGDHTGTVERVNVGLIELLLDAGYLPVLTPPGISFDGVAVNVDGDRAAAALAGALEADVLLLLSNVPGLLRDFPDESTLIREVPAGRVEEYLDFARDRMKKKVLGAAEAVRAGVSRVIFADARVQEPITRALAGEGTVVA; encoded by the coding sequence GTGATCGTGGTCAAGGTGGGCGGCAGTGCCGGCATCGACTACGAGCCGCTGTGCCGCGACGTGGCGGCCCGGGTAGGCGCGGGCGAGCGCCTGGTCCTCGTCCATGGAGGCAGCGCCGAGACCAACCGGGTCGCCGAGGCGCTCGGGCACCCGCCGCGCTTCGTAACCAGCCCCAGCGGGTATACCAGCCGCTTCACCGATCGGGAGACGCTGGAGATATTCGAGATGGTCTACTGCGGCAAGGTGAACAAGGCGCTTGTGGAGCGTCTTCAGGCGCTGGGCGTGAACGCTGTGGGGCTCTCCGGCATCGATGGGCGGGTCTTCGAGGGACGCCGCAAGGAGACGGTCCGGAGCATCGAGGAGGGTAAGACGAAGCTCCTGCGGGGCGACCACACCGGGACGGTGGAGAGGGTCAACGTCGGGCTCATCGAGCTGCTCCTCGATGCCGGCTACCTGCCCGTGCTCACTCCGCCCGGCATCTCGTTCGACGGCGTCGCCGTGAACGTCGACGGCGACCGGGCGGCTGCCGCGCTGGCGGGGGCCCTGGAGGCCGACGTGCTGCTGCTCCTCTCCAACGTCCCAGGGCTCCTCCGTGACTTCCCGGACGAGTCCACCCTCATCCGCGAGGTGCCGGCAGGGCGGGTGGAGGAGTACCTCGACTTCGCGCGGGACCGCATGAAGAAGAAGGTGTTGGGGGCCGCGGAGGCTGTGCGTGCTGGCGTCTCGCGCGTCATCTTCGCCGACGCGCGCGTGCAGGAGCCGATCACGCGGGCGCTCGCCGGGGAGGGCACGGTGGTCGCATGA
- a CDS encoding acetylornithine/succinylornithine family transaminase, translated as MPQTGTKTEAILEIDRLHGSGLWQPELALVRGEGVRVWDAEGKEYLDCLAGIAVASVGHANPRLVRALSEQAGKLIAFAQNIGNDTRSAFLEKLFRFVPKPYSRAFMANSGSEVNEAAIKWARVATGRSRFVAAKRGFSGRTLGVLGLTWEPKYREPFGPLPLPVDHVPYNNIEALDQAIGDDTAAVFIEPVQGEGGIHPASGEYLEAARRLSRERGALLVFDEIQSGVGRSGKFLASELYGVEGDMATLAKGLGGGVPIGALLMTEEVAGKMPAGGHGTTFGGNPLASAAGLAVLEEIETRGLLEQVSRTGEYFRQRLEAIGSPKVREVRGLGLLIGMELKEKAAPYVSKLREAGVLTINAGSTVIRFVPPLIIEEPEVDEVVERVAQVLSEG; from the coding sequence ATGCCCCAGACAGGAACGAAGACAGAGGCGATACTCGAGATCGACAGGCTGCACGGGTCGGGCCTCTGGCAACCCGAGCTGGCCCTGGTGCGGGGCGAGGGCGTGCGCGTCTGGGACGCCGAGGGCAAGGAGTACCTCGACTGTCTCGCCGGCATCGCGGTAGCAAGCGTTGGCCACGCCAATCCCCGCCTCGTCAGGGCCCTCTCGGAGCAGGCCGGCAAGCTCATAGCCTTCGCCCAGAATATCGGCAACGACACCCGGAGCGCCTTCCTCGAGAAGCTCTTCCGGTTCGTGCCAAAGCCGTACTCCCGTGCCTTCATGGCCAACTCCGGTTCCGAGGTGAACGAGGCCGCCATCAAGTGGGCCAGGGTCGCGACAGGCAGGAGTCGCTTCGTCGCCGCCAAGCGGGGCTTCTCGGGACGCACCCTGGGGGTCCTGGGCCTCACCTGGGAACCGAAGTACCGGGAACCGTTCGGCCCGCTGCCGCTCCCCGTCGACCACGTGCCCTACAACAACATCGAGGCGCTGGACCAGGCGATCGGTGACGACACCGCGGCGGTGTTCATCGAACCCGTTCAGGGCGAAGGCGGGATCCACCCGGCCAGCGGCGAGTATCTCGAAGCCGCCCGCCGCTTGAGCCGCGAGCGCGGGGCGCTGCTCGTCTTCGACGAGATCCAGAGCGGGGTGGGGCGGAGCGGCAAGTTCCTCGCCAGCGAACTGTACGGGGTCGAGGGCGACATGGCGACCCTCGCCAAGGGACTGGGCGGCGGCGTGCCTATCGGCGCCCTGCTCATGACCGAGGAGGTGGCGGGGAAGATGCCCGCCGGCGGACACGGCACCACCTTCGGAGGCAACCCGTTGGCGTCGGCAGCCGGCCTTGCCGTTCTCGAGGAGATCGAAACGCGCGGTCTGCTCGAGCAGGTGAGTCGAACGGGGGAGTACTTCCGGCAGAGGCTCGAAGCGATCGGTTCACCCAAGGTGCGCGAGGTCCGCGGCCTCGGCCTGCTCATCGGCATGGAACTGAAGGAGAAGGCAGCCCCCTACGTCTCGAAGCTCAGGGAGGCCGGCGTCCTCACGATCAACGCCGGGTCGACAGTCATCCGCTTCGTTCCGCCCCTCATCATCGAGGAGCCCGAGGTAGACGAGGTCGTCGAGCGAGTGGCGCAGGTACTCTCGGAGGGGTGA
- a CDS encoding [LysW]-lysine hydrolase, with the protein MDPLALLRAALEIPSPSGREGEVARYLVSRMAEFADESFVDGAGNAVCRLGRGPLKVTFLGHIDTVPGEIPVREEAGRLYGRGAVDAKGPFCTAVAAASRLGDEVLAALTLTLIGATEEEAPTSKGARHALAAYPAPNLLIIGEPSGWDAVTVGYKGRLVVEALVRKGNHHSAGSERTAGEEAVAIWNRLEAWAAHRNRERDGIFDQVQATLQSIATEADGLEQRCAMTVGFRLPPWLPPAAARGELAKQLNGVEHSFAGAEEPFRGPRDTPLTRVFRVAIRESGGSPRLKVKTGTSDMNVVAPVWQVPVLAYGPGDSALDHTPDEHVETAELTRAVDVLSRVFESLAIRASVDVQRPDNS; encoded by the coding sequence ATCGATCCCCTGGCTCTGCTGCGCGCGGCGCTGGAGATACCCAGCCCGTCGGGCAGGGAGGGCGAGGTTGCCCGGTACCTGGTCTCGCGGATGGCCGAGTTCGCCGACGAGTCGTTCGTGGACGGTGCGGGAAACGCGGTCTGTCGGCTGGGCCGCGGGCCCCTGAAGGTGACCTTCCTGGGTCACATCGATACCGTTCCGGGCGAGATACCGGTGAGGGAGGAAGCGGGACGACTCTACGGGCGGGGCGCCGTCGACGCCAAGGGGCCTTTCTGCACCGCCGTCGCGGCCGCATCACGGCTAGGCGACGAAGTTCTCGCGGCGCTCACGCTCACCCTCATCGGCGCCACCGAGGAGGAGGCGCCCACCTCGAAGGGAGCGCGGCACGCCCTGGCGGCCTACCCCGCGCCAAACCTGCTCATCATCGGAGAGCCGAGCGGTTGGGACGCGGTAACGGTCGGGTACAAGGGCAGACTCGTGGTCGAGGCGCTCGTGCGGAAGGGGAACCACCACTCGGCCGGCAGCGAGAGGACCGCCGGCGAGGAGGCGGTGGCGATCTGGAACCGGCTCGAGGCCTGGGCGGCGCATCGGAACCGGGAGCGCGACGGGATCTTCGATCAGGTGCAGGCGACCCTGCAATCGATCGCCACCGAGGCCGACGGTTTGGAGCAACGCTGCGCGATGACGGTGGGTTTCCGGCTTCCGCCTTGGCTCCCCCCGGCCGCCGCGCGAGGCGAACTCGCGAAACAGCTGAACGGCGTCGAGCACTCCTTCGCGGGCGCCGAGGAGCCGTTCCGGGGACCCCGCGACACCCCGCTCACCCGCGTGTTCCGCGTCGCCATCAGGGAGTCGGGCGGCTCGCCGCGGCTCAAGGTGAAGACCGGCACCTCCGACATGAACGTGGTGGCGCCGGTCTGGCAGGTGCCTGTCCTGGCCTACGGACCGGGGGACAGCGCGCTCGACCACACCCCGGACGAGCACGTCGAGACAGCCGAACTGACGAGAGCGGTCGACGTCCTCAGCCGCGTTTTCGAGTCGCTGGCGATCCGCGCCTCAGTAGACGTTCAGAGGCCCGACAACTCGTAA
- a CDS encoding ferredoxin: MPHIIAEPCIGTKDRSCVDVCPVECIYEADDQLYIHPEECIDCGACVPACPVSAIFPEEDVPAEWESYIQKNYELSGL, translated from the coding sequence ATGCCCCACATAATCGCGGAGCCATGCATCGGCACCAAGGATCGGTCCTGCGTCGACGTGTGCCCCGTGGAGTGCATCTACGAAGCCGACGACCAGCTCTACATCCACCCGGAGGAGTGCATCGACTGTGGCGCCTGCGTGCCGGCATGTCCGGTGAGCGCGATCTTCCCCGAGGAGGACGTGCCCGCCGAGTGGGAGTCGTACATCCAGAAGAATTACGAGTTGTCGGGCCTCTGA
- a CDS encoding dockerin type I domain-containing protein, whose product MKRHLLALILGLGACASAQSYRVEGSGGPIDLSARLAEAAAAWNEAAEGAELEEEPGAATVFSFAEPELMGPDLVSATLVREGEEGFEVWLNPATIEEFPQALLHELGLLIGVPAADSGVMDPALSSDSPAAPTEADLEALARALASAGGDLDGDGDVDIRDLAALGRAYGQEGVNLAADLDGDGEVDADDVALLRENYTFTEPRPVAEEPEGAGAEEDRDPAPAEVPGGAADEEPDQTEGAPAQDPGGTADQEPEGTDGAPAQPGGSGE is encoded by the coding sequence GTGAAGCGGCACCTGCTCGCACTGATCCTGGGCCTGGGAGCGTGCGCGTCCGCTCAGTCTTACAGGGTCGAGGGGAGCGGCGGGCCGATCGATCTGAGCGCTCGTCTGGCCGAGGCTGCCGCCGCCTGGAACGAGGCCGCGGAGGGGGCGGAACTCGAGGAGGAGCCCGGCGCAGCTACCGTCTTCAGCTTCGCGGAGCCGGAACTGATGGGACCGGACCTGGTGAGCGCCACACTCGTTCGTGAGGGGGAGGAGGGCTTCGAGGTCTGGCTGAACCCCGCGACGATCGAGGAGTTCCCTCAGGCGCTGCTGCACGAACTGGGTCTGCTGATCGGAGTGCCGGCCGCCGATTCGGGCGTGATGGACCCGGCCCTCTCGTCGGACTCCCCCGCCGCACCCACCGAAGCCGACCTCGAGGCGCTCGCCAGGGCTCTGGCGAGCGCCGGAGGGGACCTCGATGGCGACGGCGACGTCGACATCCGGGATCTCGCCGCGCTGGGCCGGGCGTACGGACAGGAGGGAGTGAACCTGGCCGCGGACTTGGATGGCGACGGCGAGGTGGATGCCGACGACGTCGCCCTGCTGCGTGAGAACTACACGTTCACCGAGCCCCGACCGGTCGCTGAGGAGCCGGAGGGAGCGGGGGCCGAGGAAGATCGTGACCCGGCGCCGGCCGAAGTTCCCGGTGGTGCAGCGGATGAGGAGCCGGACCAGACGGAAGGAGCGCCGGCACAAGATCCCGGTGGTACGGCGGATCAGGAGCCGGAGGGGACGGACGGAGCGCCGGCACAGCCAGGCGGCAGCGGTGAATGA